A genome region from Bufo gargarizans isolate SCDJY-AF-19 chromosome 2, ASM1485885v1, whole genome shotgun sequence includes the following:
- the LOC122925430 gene encoding olfactory receptor 488-like has protein sequence MKLFDKNNHTVVTEFFLLGFQVNQDLRILLFSLLLCVNCCTVFGNLLIITLISTSRTLHTPMYFFISQLSIVDILLTTDITPFMLYILLKNGAAITFIGCLIQLYFFCALEVFECLLLTVMSYDRYVAICNPLRYTSIMTNEYCVKLVVICWLAVFLLVVIDTLTILMLKFCGTNIIDHFFCDIVPLIKVACSGTQFVELEVSVLGPAVLLIPITIIIVSYVNIIITILRIPSNISRQKAFSTCSSHLTVVSIFYGTLFSVYLVPKKGQSSTISKVLSLFYTVFTPFINPIIYSLRNKDIIKAVRETIFFSISF, from the exons ATGAAGCTATTTGAT AAAAATAATCACACTGTGGTCACAGAATTTTTCCTCTTAGGATTTCAGGTCAACCAAGATTTAAGAATTTTGCTCTTCTCTCTTCTACTATGTGTTAACTGTTGTACCGTTTTTGGAAACCTCCTGATCATCACCCTGATCTCCACCAGTAGGACTCTCCATACTCCAATGTACTTCTTCATCTCACAACTGTCCATCGTGGACATCTTGTTGACCACAGATATCACCCCCTTTATGCTGTATATTCTGCTTAAAAATGGGGCGGCCATTACTTTTATTGGCTGTTTGATTCAGCTGTATTTTTTCTGTGCTCTGGAAGTATTTGAGTGTCTCCTCCTCACAGTGATgtcttatgacagatatgtggccATCTGTAATCCCCTCCGTTACACCTCTATCATGACTAATGAATATTGTGTGAAACTGGTTGTTATCTGTTGGTTGGCTGTTTTTTTATTAGTAGTTATTGACACTTTAACAATATTAATGCTAAAGTTTTGTGGAACAAATATTATTGACCATTTTTTTTGCGACATTGTTCCATTGATAAAAGTTGCCTGTTCAGGTACTCAGTTTGTTGAATTAGAAGTTTCTGTACTTGGCCCTGCAGTACTTCTTATACCAATTACAATAATAATAGTGTCATATGTCAACATTATTATCACCATCTTAAGGATTCCATCTAATATCAGTAGacagaaagccttctccacctgtaGTTCCCACCTCACTGTTGTCTCCATATTTTACGGGACTCTGTTCAGTGTTTATCTTGTGCCAAAAAAAGGACAATCATCGACCATCAGTAAAGTCCTATCACTGTTTTATACCGTGTTTACTCCTTTCATTAATCCTATAATATACAGTTTAAGAAATAAGGACATAATAAAAGCCGTgagggaaacaatttttttttctatttcatttTGA